A portion of the Sabethes cyaneus chromosome 3, idSabCyanKW18_F2, whole genome shotgun sequence genome contains these proteins:
- the LOC128740933 gene encoding FMR1-interacting protein NUFIP1, whose translation MSSSEKEEPFRLPPPKFADETKKSLDSFTKLRNPHFSTPSGMLLPREKQPPPMYGPRGSTVPPRFLNSYHRRGMGGRRSEDRNDNFQYQFLKGPRHGHYNEDKDVIPELLEIDWSLWCEACDMNCNSEQELKAHLAAHQRCEVPGCQYAGHPKAMKRHWRLAHDEAKLLEKAQVQSKQSPEEIASWREERRKRFPTKENIERRRQAQQERFKRGERIEENKNRFPNRPESDYRQTNSRRGRGRFGAGNRRSRKKNETESKEPTDSDSEDNSSHVPFKGTSELKNYKPKPVNALSLLGAYGSDSENDSDEEDEKSDNKTVSESNDEVTPTKAEDQTKPFNPESIPISDEEPVEEEKHLSEGEIESDSSANEDEPAEESNIKKNQSDAESEQKAVEPSSPKRRTRVRKRRHGNDPEQPTGSTTASKLARVERPILDYRKLRQTRQNTMLEKLLEPDIRHERNVLLQCVRFVVENKFFGIGQTKPSLPSQIPQKSPGQSEK comes from the coding sequence ATGAGCTCGAGCGAGAAAGAGGAACCATTTCGCCTTCCACCTCCCAAATTTGCGGACGAAACAAAGAAATCGCTGGACAGTTTCACCAAACTTAGGAATCCGCATTTTTCGACACCGTCCGGTATGCTGTTGCCGCGGGAAAAACAACCACCACCGATGTACGGTCCGCGTGGTTCGACGGTGCCGCCGCGATTTCTCAACTCCTACCATCGAAGAGGAATGGGCGGCCGGAGATCTGAGGACCGAAACGATAATTTTCAGTACCAGTTCCTGAAAGGGCCTCGACACGGTCACTATAACGAGGACAAAGATGTGATCCCTGAACTGCTGGAGATCGATTGGTCACTCTGGTGTGAGGCATGCGATATGAATTGTAACTCCGAACAGGAATTGAAAGCCCATCTGGCTGCACATCAACGCTGTGAAGTGCCAGGATGCCAATACGCGGGTCACCCGAAGGCTATGAAGCGACACTGGCGGCTTGCTCACGATGAAGCTAAGCTTCTTGAGAAAGCTCAGGTACAAAGCAAACAGAGCCCCGAAGAGATTGCCAGTTGGCGTGAAGAAAGACGAAAGCGGTTCCCTACTAAGGAAAACATCGAACGAAGACGGCAGGCCCAGCAGGAACGTTTCAAACGAGGGGAGCGTatcgaagaaaacaaaaatagattTCCTAATAGACCAGAATCGGATTACCGGCAAACCAATTCGCGCAGAGGCAGAGGCCGTTTTGGGGCAGGCAATCGTCGTTCGCGGAAGAAGAATGAGACTGAATCTAAAGAACCGACTGATTCAGACAGTGAAGATAATTCGTCCCATGTTCCGTTTAAAGGTACTTCGgaattgaaaaattataaaccAAAACCTGTGAATGCCTTATCCTTGCTTGGAGCTTATGGAAGTGATAGTGAAAACGATTCCGATGAGGAAGATGAGAAGTCGGATAACAAAACCGTGTCAGAATCGAACGATGAAGTAACCCCTACAAAAGCGGAAGATCAAACTAAACCGTTCAACCCGGAAAGTATTCCCATAAGCGACGAAGAACCAGTCGAGGAGGAAAAACATTTATCCGAAGGAGAAATCGAATCAGATTCATCAGCAAATGAGGATGAACCGGCAGAAGAATCCAATATCAAGAAGAATCAGTCTGATGCTGAAAGCGAGCAGAAAGCTGTCGAACCTAGTTCCCCTAAACGAAGAACCCGAGTTCGTAAACGTCGCCATGGGAACGACCCGGAACAACCAACAGGCTCAACTACTGCCAGCAAGCTGGCTCGAGTTGAACGACCGATCCTAGATTACCGAAAACTACGTCAAACCCGTCAGAACACGATGCTGGAAAAACTGCTGGAACCGGACATTCGACACGAACGAAACGTGCTGCTACAGTGCGTTCGATTCGTGGTGGAAAACAAATTCTTCGGAATCGGTCAAACCAAACCAAGTCTTCCGTCACAAATCCCACAAAAAAGTCCCGGACaatcagaaaaataa
- the LOC128743473 gene encoding mediator of RNA polymerase II transcription subunit 11 yields MSAIDKIQVLDSIEKEVILCLQSAGQALLELSKEKTSQKATETHTNQFLKSLNSVESKLSEQINYLTQVSTGQPHEGSGYAAAKVLQMAWHRIQHVKSRIKELEECKLKYTQAATRLQTNQQRVGAPGPGQGGAASTAGVML; encoded by the exons ATGTCGGCGATTGATAAAATACAAGTGCTGGATTCAATTGAAAAGGAAGTGATCCTATGCTTACAGAGTGCAG GACAAGCCCTGCTCGAGCTCAGTAAAGAGAAAACCAGCCAGAAGGCCACGGAAACCCACACCAATCAGTTCCTAAAGTCACTGAACTCGGTCGAATCGAAACTCTCCGAGCAGATTAACTACCTGACGCAGGTATCCACCGGGCAGCCGCACGAAGGCTCGGGCTACGCCGCAGCCAAGGTTCTGCAAATGGCCTGGCATCGCATCCAGCACGTAAAGTCTCGCATCAAGGAGCTGGAAGAATGCAAGCTGAAGTACACCCAAGCTGCCACCCGGCTGCAGACCAACCAACAGCGAGTCGGTGCCCCCGGACCGGGCCAGGGCGGTGCTGCCAGTACGGCAGGAGTTATGCTGTGA